A single region of the Aptenodytes patagonicus chromosome 7, bAptPat1.pri.cur, whole genome shotgun sequence genome encodes:
- the PSMC1 gene encoding 26S proteasome regulatory subunit 4 gives MGQSQSGGHGPGGGKKDDKDKKKKYEPPVPTRVGKKKKKTKGPDAASKLPLVTPHTQCRLKLLKLERIKDYLLMEEEFIRNQEQMKPLEEKQEEERSKVDDLRGTPMSVGTLEEIIDDNHAIVSTSVGSEHYVSILSFVDKDLLEPGCSVLLNHKVHAVIGVLMDDTDPLVTVMKVEKAPQETYADIGGLDNQIQEIKESVELPLTHPEYYEEMGIKPPKGVILYGPPGTGKTLLAKAVANQTSATFLRVVGSELIQKYLGDGPKLVRELFRVAEEHAPSIVFIDEIDAIGTKRYDSNSGGEREIQRTMLELLNQLDGFDSRGDVKVIMATNRIETLDPALIRPGRIDRKIEFPLPDEKTKKRIFQIHTSRMTLADDVTLDELIMAKDDLSGADIKAICTEAGLMALRERRMKVTNEDFKKSKENVLYKKQEGTPEGLYL, from the exons ATG gGTCAAAGTCAGAGTGGTGGACATGGTCCTGGTGGTGGCAAGAAGGATGACAAG GAtaagaagaagaaatatgaacCTCCGGTTCCAACCAGGgtagggaaaaagaagaagaaaacaaagggacCAGATGCTGCCAGCAAACTCCCCCTGG TGACTCCTCACACACAGTGCAGACTCAAATTGTTGAAATTGGAGAGAATTAAAGATTACCTCTTAATGGAGGAAGAATTTATCAGAAATCAAGAACAGATGAAacctttggaagaaaaacaagag GAAGAAAGATCAAAGGTGGATGATCTGAGGGGAACACCGATGTCCGTGGGTACCTTGGAGGAGATCATTGATGACAACCATGCTATCGTGTCCACATCAGTAGGATCGGAACACTACGTCAGTATTCTGTCTTTTGTGGACAAGGATCTGCTAGAGCCAGGCTGCTCTGTTTTGCTAAATCATAAG GTTCATGCTGTGATAGGAGTCCTGATGGATGACACAGACCCTTTAGTTACTGTGATGAAAGTGGAGAAAGCTCCTCAAGAAACATACGCTGACATCGGTGGCCTTGACAACCAGATTCAAGAAATCAAG GAGTCTGTGGAGCTTCCTCTCACCCATCCTGAATATTATGAAGAGATGGGTATAAAGCCACCCAAAGGAGTCATTCTGTATGGCCCACCTGGCACAG GTAAAACTTTGCTAGCCAAAGCAGTGGCAAACCAAACGTCAGCAACCTTCCTGAGAGTGGTTGGTTCAGAACTTATACAGAAATACTTGGGTGACGGTCCAAAGCTCGTGCGCGAACTGTTCCGTGTGGCCGAAGAGCATGCTCCGTCGATTGTCTTCATTGATGAAATTGATGCCATTGGTACAAAGAG GTATGACTCAAATTCAGGTGGTGAGAGAGAGATCCAGCGTACAATGCTGGAGCTGCTGAACCAACTGGATGGGTTTGACTCTCGGGGGGATGTTAAAGTTATCATGGCTACAAACAGAATAGAAACACTGGACCCGGCTTTAATTAGGCCAG GACGTATTGACAGGAAGATAGAGTTCCCTCTACCTGATGAAAAGACCAAGAAACGAATCTTTCAGATTCACACAAGTAGGATGACGTTGGCAGATGATGTGACTTTGGATGAGCTGATCATGGCAAAAGATGATCTCAGTGGTGCAGATATTAAG